From the Pomacea canaliculata isolate SZHN2017 linkage group LG14, ASM307304v1, whole genome shotgun sequence genome, one window contains:
- the LOC112554980 gene encoding uncharacterized protein LOC112554980, which yields MTGHYVYKVLDEGGRHFDLGARGTHNYFKLSFEFVSVGKDPLFTMSGNQREPVQAGVRDGKVVQLTRAITPFPKPRSGGWKGEIYQIDGAGAVMYQSRHVPAPLRNQLGSGSIKFEGNHATITFNRNDGNLAEYFQGF from the exons ATGACAGGTCATTATGTTTATAAGGTGCTTGATGAGGGAGGACGCCATTTTGATCTGGGTGCTAGAGGTACACACAACTACTTCAAGCTCAGCTTTGAATTTGTTTCAGTGGGAAAAGATCCTCTCT ttacaaTGAGTGGAAATCAGCGTGAACCTG TTCAGGCTGGAGTGAGAGATGGGAAAGTTGTCCAGCTGACAAGGGCCATCACACCTTTTCCTAAGCCAAGAAGTGGTGGCTGGAA GGGAGAAATTTACCAAATTGATGGAGCTGGTGCTGTGATGTACCAGTCCAGACATGTTCCAGCGCCGCTAAGAAACCAGCTTGGATCG GGTAGCATAAAATTTGAAGGTAATCATGCCACGATCACATTCAACCGAAATGATGGAAATCTTGCCGAGTACTTTCAGGGTTTCTGA
- the LOC112554981 gene encoding uncharacterized protein LOC112554981 isoform X1: protein MGGNTSSNASSTQRAAMGGNTSSTQRGAMGGNASRSRVELVQAGVKDGHVVQLKRCSTPFPRGSHGIWTGRIYQIVEADEVLYASREVPPELIPQLGSGNISFSGVYATITFNRNDGNLSDHFLGYP, encoded by the exons ATGGGTGGAAATACATCTAGCAATGCATCTAGCACACAGCGTG CGGCGATGGGTGGAAATACATCTAGCACACAGCGTG GGGCGATGGGTGGAAATGCATCTAGAAGTAGGGTAGAACTTG ttCAGGCTGGGGTAAAAGATGGGCATGTTGTCCAGCTGAAAAGATGTAGCACACCTTTTCCCCGTGGGAGTCATGGTATATGGAC AGGACGCATTTACCAAATTGTTGAAGCTGATGAAGTGCTGTACGCATCCAGAGAAGTTCCACCAGAGCTGATACCACAACTTGGATCA GGCAACATTAGTTTTTCAGGTGTTTATGCCACGATCACATTCAACAGGAACGATGGGAACCTGAGCGATCACTTTCTTGGATATCCATAA
- the LOC112554981 gene encoding uncharacterized protein LOC112554981 isoform X2, with translation MGGNTSSNASSTQRGAMGGNASRSRVELVQAGVKDGHVVQLKRCSTPFPRGSHGIWTGRIYQIVEADEVLYASREVPPELIPQLGSGNISFSGVYATITFNRNDGNLSDHFLGYP, from the exons ATGGGTGGAAATACATCTAGCAATGCATCTAGCACACAGCGTG GGGCGATGGGTGGAAATGCATCTAGAAGTAGGGTAGAACTTG ttCAGGCTGGGGTAAAAGATGGGCATGTTGTCCAGCTGAAAAGATGTAGCACACCTTTTCCCCGTGGGAGTCATGGTATATGGAC AGGACGCATTTACCAAATTGTTGAAGCTGATGAAGTGCTGTACGCATCCAGAGAAGTTCCACCAGAGCTGATACCACAACTTGGATCA GGCAACATTAGTTTTTCAGGTGTTTATGCCACGATCACATTCAACAGGAACGATGGGAACCTGAGCGATCACTTTCTTGGATATCCATAA
- the LOC112555819 gene encoding uncharacterized protein LOC112555819, whose product MACLLRCLGLEEEEEVKNNDVLIIDVQEVLSKAAWESFLVSKSWWKKRRIKKKDYIIEVPMNYYHFEEIARDFKIRKSNPLRPTEQGSSNGQKSAQKQPAIGSGLVGLKTMFNNNTEKEQKYNFNFEKTRHASVNITYQKGYSIGGKANFTLGLPKVDENGSVGAEVEAYVEVTKATGDTFEETVTTSATSEITVAANSHYTATVVMEERTLLADFKISIMMTMPQKKAPVYIKDIRTGELVLVRIISSLPFYFKKFEGVELLPPDEVTGKPRKDAVIFHIEGIVDGVQLSSHRINLQQDKAEVDRPEEPVTKHIQGNFLMEKSRNLFQSVCKSHPEREKL is encoded by the exons ATGGCGTGTCTCCTCAGGTGTCTGGgactggaggaggaggaagaagtgaAAAACAACGATGTTCTCATTATTGATGTGCAGGAGGTACTTTCCAAGGCTGCTTGGGAAAGTTTTCTTGTGTCGAAGAGCTG GTGGAAAAAACGgaggattaaaaagaaagattacatAATCGAGGTTCCAATGAATTATTATCACTTCGAAGAAATCGCCCGGGACTTTAAGATCAGAAAAAGCAATCCCTTGAGACCAACAGAACAG GGTTCATCTAACGGTCAAAAGAGCGCTCAGAAGCAGCCTGCCATCGGGTCCGGTCTGGTCGGGCTGAAGACGATGTTCAACAACAACACGGAAAAGGAGCAAAAGTACAATTTTAACTTCGAGAAGACCAGACACGCCTCAGTGAACATCACCTATCAGAAGGGCTACAGCATCGGGGGGAAGGCCAACTTCACCCTCGGCCTCCCTAAAGTAGACGAGAACGGCAGTGTTGGAGCCGAGGTGGAGGCATATGTCGAG GTAACCAAGGCAACGGGAGATACGTTTGAGGAGACTGTAACAACCTCCGCGACGAGTGAAATAACAGTTGCTGCCAACAGTCACTACACGGCCACTGTTGTCATGGAGGAAAGGACGTTGCTAGCCGATTTTAAG ATATCCATTATGATGACCATGCCCCAGAAGAAGGCGCCTGTGTACATCAAGGACATTCGTACTGGGGAGCTCGTTCTAGTAAGGATCATCTCCAGTTTGCCATTCTACTTCAAGAAGTTTGAAGGCGTGGAGCTTCTTCCGCCAGACGAAGTCACTGGAAAACCAAGGAAGGACGCAGTTATCTTTCACATCGAAGGCATCGTGGACGGCGTGCAGCTGTCCAGCCACAGGATCAACCTGCAGCAGGACAAGGCTGAGGTCGACAGACCAGAGGAACCtgtcacaaaacacattcaAGGCAACTTCCTAATGGAAAAATCAAGGAACCTGTTTCAAAGTGTGTGCAAGAGTCATCCGGAGAGGGAGAAGCTTTGA